In a genomic window of Vigna angularis cultivar LongXiaoDou No.4 chromosome 6, ASM1680809v1, whole genome shotgun sequence:
- the LOC108341853 gene encoding transcription factor RF2b — protein MCWQRGEEERREIARYRVRNRASIGKNRTQKGMATQTQDSPSNPNPNPNATSPTPSSSLFFRGAGASAAPFAGSGESHSHHRRALSEVSYRLPDDMMDLSPSDPFNGGSSTASLEEIGSEDDLFSTYIDVEKLGSGANGAGRGGNGSDQSGYGNGAGISEHNDGEKSPRAAEARPRHRHSSSVDGSSSTSMFGEIMEAKKAMPPDKLAELWNIDPKRAKRILANRQSAARSKERKARYIQELERKVQTLQTEATTLSAQLTLYQRDTTGLSSENTELKLRLQAMEQQAQLRDALNDALMKEVERLKIATGEVLNNHSESFNMGMHQMPFAGSNFFSIPPHSGPPSHQNMQLPPYGLSQSSMPAHQLQQTNSHQISDILQNDQLGRLQGLDISSKGSPFVKSEGPSISANDSSTTF, from the exons atgtgttggCAACGTGGGGAGGAAGAAAGACGAGAGATTGCGCGTTATCGTGTTAGAAACAGAGCATCGATCGGAAAAAACAGAACTCAGAAGGGAATGGCCACACAGACGCAAGATTCACCTtcaaaccctaaccctaatccCAATGCCACGTCACCGACGCCGTCTTCTTCGTTGTTCTTTCGCGGCGCCGGTGCTTCCGCAGCTCCCTTCGCCGGCTCCGGCGAGTCCCACTCGCACCACCGGAGAGCACTCTCGGAGGTCAGTTACCGGCTTCCGGACGACATGATGGACCTCTCGCCGTCGGATCCGTTCAACGGCGGATCCTCGACGGCGAGCCTAGAGGAGATCGGATCCGAGGACGACCTCTTCTCTACCTACATTGACGTTGAAAAGCTCGGCAGTGGCGCTAACGGCGCCGGCCGCGGTGGAAATGGATCGGATCAGAGCGGTTACGGAAACGGCGCCGGTATTAGCGAACACAACGACGGCGAGAAGAGTCCGAGAGCTGCAGAGGCGCGGCCGAGACACCGGCACAGTAGCTCCGTCGACGGTTCCTCGTCGACAAGCATGTTCGGAGAGATCATGGAAGCGAAGAAAGCAATGCCTCCTGATAAGCTAGCGGAACTTTGGAACATTGATCCAAAGCGTGCCAAGAG AATACTAGCTAATCGGCAATCTGCTGCGCgttcaaaagaaagaaaggcgCGCTATATACAAGAACTAGAGCGCAAAGTTCAGACCCTCCAAACCGAGGCAACAACACTTTCTGCCCAACTCACACTGTACCAG AGGGATACAACTGGTCTGAGTAGTGAAAATACCGAGCTTAAGCTCCGTCTCCAAGCCATGGAGCAACAGGCACAACTTCGTGATG CTCTTAATGATGCATTGATGAAGGAAGTTGAGAGGCTTAAGATTGCTACTGGCGAGGTATTGAACAACCACTCTGAGTCTTTCAATATGGGAATGCACCAGATGCCATTTGCAGGgtcaaatttcttttcaatccCACCACATTCAGGTCCTCCTAGTCACCAGAATATGCAGTTGCCTCCATATGGTCTCTCCCAATCTAGCATGCCAGCTCATCAGCTGCAACAAACAAATTCTCACCAAATCTCAGATATATTGCAAAACGACCAGCTTGGTCGTTTGCAGGGACTTGACATTAGTAGCAAAGGATCACCATTTGTGAAATCTGAAGGCCCTTCAATATCCGCAAATGATAGTAGTACTACGTTTTGA